The genomic stretch ATCGAAGGGGCTGAGACTATGGTATTGATCACCACCTGCCCGGTCAGCGACCGGCATGTAGCGAAGATGAAGGAAATTGCCTCCGATTTAGACGTTCATGTGTTTCCCAACTTGGAAGAAGCGAGAGATCACTTGCCAGAAGCAGAGATCCTGATTACATACGGCGAAGACTTGACCGCAGAGATCGTACAGACTTGTAGCTCGTTGCAGTGGGTACACGTCCTGTCCGCAGGTCTGGAACACATGCCCTTTTCGCAACTGGACAAACAAAGGATTCTCGTCACCAACGCGAGGGGAATTCATGTCGGGCCGATGTCCGAATATACGATCGGCCTGATCCTGATGTTCTCCCGCCGTTTTGTTGAACTGTACCAACATCAACAGCAACAGCATTGGGATCGCACGATTCGCATTGACGAATTGGATGGGCAGACGCTCGGCGTGATCGGTGCTGGAGCGATCGGGAGCAAGATTGCGGAGCGCGCCAAATTGTTTGGAATGCACACGCTTGGCGTTGCCACAAAAAAGCGCGACCTGCCTGAATTT from Tumebacillus algifaecis encodes the following:
- a CDS encoding D-2-hydroxyacid dehydrogenase, producing the protein MVLITTCPVSDRHVAKMKEIASDLDVHVFPNLEEARDHLPEAEILITYGEDLTAEIVQTCSSLQWVHVLSAGLEHMPFSQLDKQRILVTNARGIHVGPMSEYTIGLILMFSRRFVELYQHQQQQHWDRTIRIDELDGQTLGVIGAGAIGSKIAERAKLFGMHTLGVATKKRDLPEFDEVFDRNGLDEVLTRADYVVVIVPRTPETDGMIGAREIGLMKQSAVLINIARGQVVDEAALLTALQERKIRGAGLDVFAQEPLPADHPFWKLDNVILTPHVSARSPKYMERAQAILLHNLAIYRGAEGTMQNVIDVKKGY